One part of the Leptolyngbya sp. FACHB-261 genome encodes these proteins:
- a CDS encoding DUF2267 domain-containing protein, whose protein sequence is MTLELSENIAYVILKKIQESQDNKTSVSFSGTDFAGLGCSKTALLAHLDYLNQKQYINAEFTGNAYANQDDVPSATDPSEFDFRIANTFAASDGPLPHVIDFSGHAELTERGRKLLTKMDENPPKSMEHGPSVPIATEEMSFLEKVMLRGELEDIFDARDVAEVVFRTMRDMMPTEVSDRVEAELHDEAVQTDDKALQGEVAELWKDTNPLVSFLSRIRPALHIKPETFLFRIRQEAGLPRGISPEEAIRAVFAATKDELSSERIQEIAGFLPGEIRQMWEAA, encoded by the coding sequence ATGACTTTAGAACTAAGTGAGAACATCGCATACGTTATTCTGAAAAAAATCCAGGAGAGCCAGGATAACAAGACGTCAGTTAGCTTTAGCGGAACTGACTTTGCAGGCTTGGGGTGCAGCAAGACTGCACTGCTTGCTCACTTAGATTATCTAAATCAGAAGCAATATATCAATGCTGAGTTTACAGGCAACGCTTACGCCAACCAGGACGATGTGCCAAGCGCCACTGACCCCAGTGAATTTGACTTTAGGATTGCTAATACCTTTGCTGCTTCCGATGGTCCCCTGCCCCATGTGATTGACTTTTCTGGTCATGCAGAACTAACAGAACGGGGACGCAAACTATTGACCAAAATGGATGAAAATCCTCCTAAATCAATGGAGCATGGCCCCTCTGTACCCATTGCCACAGAGGAAATGTCTTTCCTGGAGAAAGTAATGCTGCGGGGCGAACTGGAGGACATTTTTGACGCTAGAGACGTCGCTGAAGTGGTCTTCCGAACTATGCGTGACATGATGCCAACTGAGGTATCAGATCGAGTAGAAGCAGAACTACACGACGAGGCAGTGCAAACGGATGACAAAGCTTTGCAAGGAGAAGTTGCAGAGCTTTGGAAAGATACTAACCCTCTGGTGAGCTTCCTCAGTCGCATTCGGCCAGCACTACACATCAAACCGGAAACATTCTTGTTTAGAATTCGCCAGGAAGCCGGTTTACCCCGTGGTATCAGCCCAGAAGAGGCGATCCGAGCAGTCTTTGCAGCTACGAAGGATGAACTAAGCTCAGAGCGAATCCAGGAAATTGCAGGCTTTTTGCCAGGCGAAATTCGTCAAATGTGGGAAGCGGCTTAA
- the abc-f gene encoding ribosomal protection-like ABC-F family protein, whose translation MLHVQNLQVNFGLQEVLKRVSFDLNPGEVMAITGPNGSGKSTLLKCIVGLLLPSAGTIQQRRDLTLAFLPQERALEPQLAMEFLLLDCPNVRAAFQRIQHCEASLDYADAIHEYAEAGGYELETKLKRLLPTFGFCEPDLLRPLASFSEGQQQIWSIIRLFLSNSTLLVLDEPTNHLDIAMQLYLEAAIRREKQLGRSFLVVSHDRVLIDQIADQTLYLNQGEAVIVQGGYSQVLAHLDQDFRSRQEHAQEIQRKIKHLEQEALRKKVWSNRKEKEKIGALDKGFIGARAAKLAKRAKVVEHRQTQMIEQLKQEKPFVEKKIKLAFEPYVVTKKWVFLAQNLSKRLGKRQLFHNLNLELMTQDRVGIVGPNGSGKTTLVNCLLGHSLPDAGQIKRNESVHWLYIPQDVREYFREEILLDNFKDYGLEEPVVRQFLGAAKLRRDRVVQPISTLSAGELMRAAIVSVLLAKAEFLLLDEPTNHLDIESLEVLDDLLSQFPGGLLFISHDRRFIARHAEQIFSFREERLLLTP comes from the coding sequence ATGCTGCATGTGCAAAATTTGCAGGTCAACTTTGGCTTGCAAGAAGTTTTGAAGCGAGTTTCTTTCGATTTAAATCCAGGTGAAGTCATGGCGATTACAGGCCCGAATGGCTCAGGCAAAAGTACCTTGCTGAAGTGCATTGTTGGTTTGCTGCTACCTTCGGCTGGCACAATCCAACAGCGTCGGGATCTGACACTAGCATTTTTGCCTCAAGAAAGGGCACTTGAACCTCAACTGGCAATGGAATTTTTGCTGTTGGACTGCCCCAATGTGCGAGCTGCATTTCAGCGAATCCAGCACTGCGAGGCTTCTCTGGACTACGCTGACGCCATTCATGAATATGCTGAGGCAGGTGGCTACGAGTTGGAAACTAAGCTCAAGCGCTTGCTGCCGACCTTTGGCTTCTGTGAGCCGGATTTGCTACGTCCGCTCGCCAGCTTCTCAGAAGGGCAACAGCAGATCTGGTCGATCATCCGGCTGTTCTTGAGCAACAGCACGCTGCTGGTGCTTGATGAACCGACCAATCATCTTGATATTGCGATGCAACTGTACTTGGAGGCTGCTATTCGTCGAGAGAAGCAACTGGGCCGATCCTTTCTGGTGGTTAGCCATGACCGGGTATTAATCGATCAGATTGCGGATCAAACTCTCTATTTGAACCAGGGCGAGGCTGTAATTGTTCAGGGTGGCTATTCTCAAGTCCTGGCACATCTTGACCAGGATTTTCGCAGCCGTCAGGAGCATGCTCAAGAGATTCAGCGCAAAATCAAACACCTAGAGCAGGAGGCATTGCGTAAAAAAGTCTGGTCGAATCGTAAGGAAAAGGAGAAGATCGGCGCCCTGGATAAGGGTTTCATTGGAGCACGGGCTGCCAAATTGGCGAAGCGAGCCAAAGTTGTCGAGCACAGACAAACACAAATGATCGAGCAGCTAAAGCAAGAAAAACCATTTGTTGAGAAGAAAATCAAGTTGGCATTTGAGCCTTATGTCGTGACTAAAAAGTGGGTATTTCTAGCTCAAAATCTCAGCAAGCGTTTAGGAAAACGCCAGCTTTTTCACAATCTCAACTTAGAACTGATGACTCAGGATCGGGTAGGTATTGTTGGCCCTAATGGCAGTGGCAAAACTACCTTGGTCAATTGCCTACTAGGTCATTCTCTGCCTGACGCTGGTCAAATCAAGCGCAATGAGAGCGTGCATTGGCTTTATATTCCACAGGACGTACGCGAGTATTTCCGAGAGGAGATTCTGTTGGACAATTTCAAGGACTATGGCTTGGAGGAGCCTGTTGTTCGTCAGTTTCTAGGAGCGGCCAAATTGCGACGAGACAGAGTTGTGCAACCTATTTCGACTTTGAGTGCTGGTGAGTTGATGCGAGCAGCTATTGTTAGTGTGCTGCTAGCAAAAGCCGAGTTTCTCCTGCTGGATGAGCCCACCAACCATTTAGACATCGAATCTCTGGAAGTACTGGACGATTTGCTCAGCCAATTTCCTGGTGGTTTGCTGTTTATTAGTCATGACCGTCGATTCATCGCTAGGCACGCTGAACAGATCTTTTCGTTTCGGGAAGAGAGGTTACTCCTTACCCCGTGA
- the ybaK gene encoding Cys-tRNA(Pro) deacylase, whose translation MKTNAVRVLDNLGIDYELRTYEVDPDDLAAESVAHKIGLAPEQVFKTLVVRGDRNGICLAVVPGNAQLDLKALARLSGDRKVDPVALKEVQPLTGYIRGGVTALACKKDYPVYVDELVELFDQISISAGVRGTQILLSPADYLRAVNGTLGAIAQDKT comes from the coding sequence ATGAAAACCAACGCGGTGCGCGTTCTAGATAACTTGGGGATCGATTACGAACTGCGCACCTACGAAGTCGATCCCGATGACCTGGCTGCTGAAAGTGTGGCCCATAAAATTGGTCTTGCTCCAGAACAGGTATTCAAAACCCTGGTTGTGCGAGGCGATCGGAACGGTATCTGTCTGGCTGTGGTTCCTGGTAATGCTCAACTCGATCTCAAAGCGCTGGCTCGCTTGAGTGGCGATCGCAAGGTAGATCCAGTTGCCCTCAAAGAAGTTCAGCCGTTGACTGGTTATATCCGGGGTGGCGTTACGGCGCTAGCTTGTAAGAAAGACTACCCAGTTTATGTTGATGAACTGGTCGAGCTATTTGATCAAATCTCAATTTCCGCTGGCGTGCGCGGCACGCAAATTTTGCTGTCTCCTGCTGACTACCTGCGAGCGGTAAACGGCACGTTAGGGGCTATTGCACAGGACAAGACTTAA
- a CDS encoding ABC transporter permease: MTQEVQPADNPPQGAQQGVALPIIPLSPSRKALQTLLRNPIAVVGGLILLLFILIALFAPPIAPYGYETTDLANRLSPPNSRHWFGTDDLGRDTFSRVVYGSRVSLQVGVFAVLGASALGTLLGSVAAYYGGWADLIISRVFDILLAFPSVLLAIAVVSALGPSLQNALAAIAIINVPTFGRLVRGQVLRVREEVYVQAARSIGMGDAGILFAHILPNTLAPILVQGSLSVATSILEAAALGFLGLGAQPPTPEWGKMLADSRQFIQQAPWTLIFPGGAIMLTVLGFNLVGDGLRDALDPRSQKR, encoded by the coding sequence ATGACCCAAGAAGTTCAGCCTGCTGATAATCCGCCGCAGGGTGCGCAGCAGGGCGTCGCTCTCCCCATTATTCCCCTATCGCCCAGCCGCAAGGCACTACAGACGCTGCTACGCAATCCAATTGCGGTTGTTGGTGGGCTAATCCTTCTGCTGTTCATTCTGATCGCTCTATTTGCACCGCCCATTGCCCCCTACGGTTACGAGACTACCGATCTGGCCAACCGCCTTTCGCCACCCAATAGCCGGCACTGGTTTGGCACCGATGACTTGGGCCGAGATACCTTCAGTCGCGTGGTCTATGGATCGCGGGTATCGTTGCAAGTCGGGGTCTTTGCGGTGTTGGGGGCCTCAGCGCTAGGTACCCTATTGGGATCTGTGGCGGCTTACTACGGCGGTTGGGCTGACCTGATTATTTCGCGGGTATTCGATATTCTGCTGGCGTTTCCCAGTGTGCTGCTGGCAATTGCTGTGGTTTCTGCACTAGGACCATCGCTGCAAAATGCTCTGGCGGCGATTGCGATTATCAACGTGCCTACGTTCGGGCGTTTGGTGCGCGGCCAGGTATTGCGGGTGCGCGAAGAAGTCTACGTGCAGGCGGCACGATCAATTGGTATGGGCGATGCCGGAATTTTGTTCGCTCACATCCTACCCAATACTTTGGCGCCGATTTTGGTGCAGGGCAGTCTCAGCGTTGCCACGTCGATTTTAGAAGCGGCGGCTCTGGGCTTTTTAGGACTGGGAGCCCAGCCACCTACGCCAGAGTGGGGCAAGATGCTAGCGGATTCCCGCCAATTTATACAGCAGGCCCCCTGGACTCTGATCTTTCCCGGCGGAGCGATTATGCTGACTGTGCTGGGTTTTAACCTGGTGGGAGACGGCCTGCGCGATGCCCTTGATCCGCGCTCACAAAAGCGCTAG
- a CDS encoding ABC transporter permease subunit — MLRYTLQRLVQLIPVLIGLSIVVFLLIHLIPGDPAQVILGQQASETTIENFREQYGLNRPLLVQYFDYVGSLLQGDLGTSLRTRTAISREILPYLSATAELTSVAMIIAVVVGINIGILAAWKQNSVADYASTVGALIGVSMPVFWLGLLEQWLFAQTLGWLPSSGRTNPRYPVESITGFYLIDTLVQGQFWQFGDVVAHLVLPGIALGTIPMAIIARMTRSSMLEVLKLDYVRTARAKGLPPFKVIYLHALKNAFIPVWTVIGLQFGFLLGGAVLTETVFGWPGVGRYIYDAISFRDFPVIQSGVLVLAIIFVVVNLLVDLFYAFIDPRIRYR, encoded by the coding sequence GTGCTGAGATATACCCTCCAGCGCCTTGTTCAGCTCATTCCTGTGCTGATTGGCCTATCGATCGTTGTATTCCTGCTCATTCATCTGATCCCCGGCGATCCGGCCCAGGTGATTCTTGGCCAGCAGGCTTCTGAGACTACAATCGAAAATTTTCGCGAGCAGTATGGCCTCAATCGCCCACTGCTGGTGCAGTATTTTGACTACGTTGGTAGCCTGCTTCAGGGAGACCTAGGCACCTCCCTGCGTACGCGCACGGCAATCTCTCGTGAGATTTTGCCCTACCTCAGCGCTACGGCAGAGCTAACTTCGGTCGCCATGATCATCGCCGTGGTGGTCGGGATCAATATTGGCATTTTGGCCGCGTGGAAGCAGAATTCTGTAGCCGACTATGCTTCAACGGTGGGAGCCTTGATAGGCGTTTCGATGCCGGTGTTCTGGCTAGGGCTGCTGGAGCAGTGGCTATTTGCGCAAACTCTAGGTTGGCTCCCCTCTTCAGGTCGCACTAACCCGCGCTATCCAGTCGAATCAATCACTGGCTTCTATCTGATCGATACCTTGGTGCAAGGCCAGTTCTGGCAGTTTGGCGATGTGGTCGCCCATCTGGTTCTGCCGGGAATTGCCTTAGGCACCATCCCGATGGCAATCATTGCCCGCATGACCCGCTCCAGCATGTTGGAGGTGCTGAAGCTAGATTACGTGCGCACAGCCCGCGCCAAAGGCTTGCCGCCCTTCAAGGTGATCTACTTGCATGCCTTGAAAAACGCCTTTATTCCCGTGTGGACGGTGATCGGCTTGCAGTTTGGTTTCCTGTTAGGGGGAGCGGTGCTAACCGAGACCGTATTTGGCTGGCCAGGAGTTGGGCGCTACATCTACGACGCCATAAGCTTCCGCGACTTTCCTGTGATCCAATCCGGTGTGCTGGTACTGGCGATCATTTTCGTTGTGGTGAACCTTCTGGTTGACCTGTTTTATGCTTTCATAGACCCGCGCATTCGCTACCGCTGA
- a CDS encoding ABC transporter substrate-binding protein, with product MRSLRPRDFINLVHTLELELAFSSRRLWRWLLLFFASLLMVVGLAACQPPPASNTTAEQGGGNSPGNAPQAVVVFGRGGDSPTLDPAVATDGEAFRVTRNILEGLVDLEDGTTNVIPKLAESWQASPDATTYTFKLRQGVKFTDGTDFNADAVTTNFKRWQSGGKNESFSYFNDVFGTDLIQSVTAVDPNTVEFKLSKPFAPFIACLVLPPFAFNSPAAIEKFADKLNENPTGTGPFKLVEWKRNESVTLERNPDYWNPEEPKAQRVIFRAIPENATRLTALKSGEIDLMDDLDPDAVSQVSSDNNLELLKRPSFNVGYIAMNNTKKPFDNPKVRQALAHAVNKQALIDAFYGGNAIPAVNLNAPSLPSYNQDVQDYAYDPDAAKKLLTEAGLPNGFKTDFLAMPVPRPYMPDGRKIAEAIQADLAKIGVQTNIISYEWATYLEKMRTGDYPVGLIGWTGDYGDASNFLNVLLNGANIPGNNYSRYNNAQVNKLLDEAQTTADETKRNDLYKQAQAVIHQDLPVVPLVHSTPLMASRKTVENFKPSPVAGTESMAEVTTSS from the coding sequence ATGCGTTCCCTAAGACCTCGAGATTTCATTAATTTGGTGCATACATTGGAGCTTGAGTTGGCGTTTAGCTCGCGTCGATTGTGGCGTTGGCTGCTGCTGTTTTTTGCGTCCCTGTTAATGGTTGTCGGTCTAGCCGCCTGTCAGCCGCCACCCGCAAGTAACACGACCGCTGAGCAAGGCGGCGGCAACAGTCCTGGCAATGCGCCTCAAGCCGTAGTAGTGTTTGGCAGAGGCGGGGATTCCCCCACGCTCGACCCGGCAGTTGCTACGGATGGTGAGGCTTTCCGAGTGACGCGCAACATTTTAGAAGGCTTGGTGGACCTCGAAGATGGCACCACCAACGTTATTCCCAAACTGGCAGAGTCTTGGCAAGCCAGCCCGGATGCGACAACCTACACCTTTAAGCTGCGGCAGGGGGTCAAGTTCACGGACGGCACTGATTTCAATGCCGATGCTGTGACCACCAACTTCAAACGCTGGCAGTCTGGTGGTAAGAACGAAAGCTTCAGCTACTTCAACGATGTGTTCGGCACTGATTTAATTCAGTCTGTTACCGCCGTCGATCCCAACACAGTTGAATTTAAGCTGTCGAAACCGTTCGCGCCCTTCATCGCCTGCCTGGTGTTGCCGCCTTTCGCTTTCAATTCACCCGCTGCGATTGAGAAGTTTGCCGATAAGCTCAACGAAAATCCTACCGGTACCGGTCCCTTCAAACTGGTGGAATGGAAGCGCAATGAGAGCGTGACCCTAGAGCGCAACCCAGACTACTGGAATCCAGAAGAGCCCAAAGCCCAACGGGTGATCTTCCGAGCCATTCCTGAAAACGCCACTCGTCTGACCGCCCTCAAGAGCGGTGAGATCGATCTGATGGATGACCTCGATCCTGATGCCGTCAGTCAGGTGAGCAGTGACAACAATTTGGAATTGCTGAAGCGCCCGAGCTTCAATGTGGGCTACATCGCCATGAACAATACCAAGAAGCCTTTCGACAACCCGAAAGTGCGGCAGGCTTTGGCGCATGCAGTCAACAAGCAAGCCCTGATTGATGCCTTCTACGGTGGCAACGCCATTCCAGCGGTTAACCTGAACGCCCCTTCGTTGCCCAGCTACAACCAGGATGTGCAGGACTACGCTTATGATCCAGACGCGGCTAAGAAGCTTTTAACTGAGGCCGGTCTCCCCAATGGCTTTAAGACTGATTTTCTAGCCATGCCTGTGCCTCGCCCATACATGCCGGATGGTCGCAAGATTGCTGAGGCGATTCAGGCCGATCTTGCCAAGATCGGAGTTCAGACCAACATCATCAGTTACGAGTGGGCCACCTACCTTGAAAAGATGCGGACGGGTGACTATCCGGTCGGTTTGATCGGTTGGACGGGTGACTACGGCGACGCCTCTAACTTCCTGAACGTGTTGCTCAACGGTGCCAACATTCCTGGCAACAACTACAGCCGTTACAACAACGCGCAGGTCAATAAACTGCTGGACGAAGCTCAGACTACGGCAGACGAGACCAAGCGTAATGACCTCTACAAGCAGGCACAGGCGGTTATCCACCAAGACTTGCCAGTAGTGCCGTTGGTCCATTCCACGCCTCTAATGGCCAGCCGCAAGACTGTGGAAAACTTTAAACCCAGCCCAGTGGCCGGTACGGAATCAATGGCCGAGGTCACGACGTCCAGTTAA